Proteins encoded within one genomic window of Pongo abelii isolate AG06213 chromosome 18, NHGRI_mPonAbe1-v2.0_pri, whole genome shotgun sequence:
- the FCSK gene encoding L-fucose kinase isoform X13 — MEQPKRVDWTVIILTCQYKDSVQVFQRELEVRQKREQIPAGTLLLAVEDPEKRVGSGGATLNALLVAAEHLSARAGFTVVTSDVLHSAWILILHMGRDFPFDDCGRAFTCLPMENPEAPVEALVCNLDCLLDIMTYRLGPGSPPGVWVCSTDMLLSVPANPGISWDSFRGARVIALPGSPAYARNHGVYLTDPQGLVLDIYYQGTEAEIQRCVRPDGRVPLVSGVVFFSVETAERLLATHVSPPLDACTYLGLDSGARPVQLCFFPFPQLSLFFDILHCMAENVTREDFLVGRPPELGQGDADVAGYLQSARAQLWRELRDQPLTMAYVSNGSYSYMTSSASEFLHSLTLPGAPGAQIVHSQVEEQQLLAAGSSVVSCLLEGPVRLGPGSVLQHCHLRGPIHIGAGCLVSGLDTAHSEALHGRELRDLVLQGHHTRLHGSPGRAFTLVGRLDSWERQGAGTYLNVPWSEFFKRTGVRAWDLWDPDTPPAEYCLPSARLFPVLHPSRDLGPQDLLWMLDRQEDGGEALRAWRASWRLSWEQLQPCLDRAATLASRRDLFFRQALHKARHVLGARQDLSLRPLIWAAVREGCPGPLLATLDQVAAGAGDPGVAARTLACVADVLGCMAEGRGGLRSGPAANPEWMRPFSYLECGDLAAGVEALAQERDKWLSRPALLVRAARHYEGAGQILIRQAVMSAQHFVSTEQVELPGPGQWVVAECPARVDFSGGWSDTPPLAYELGGAVLGLAVRVDGRRPIGARARRIPEPELWLAVGPRQDEMTVKIVCRCLADLRDYCQPHAPGALLKAAFICAGIVHVHSELQLSEQLLRTFGGGFELHTWSELPHGSGLGTSSILAGTALAALQRAAGRVVGTEALIHAVLHLEQVLTTGPPQGVRPRLQHTPGKKLLQRPTEA; from the exons ATGGAGCAGCCGAAGAGAGTTGATTGGACAGTCATCATTCTGACCTGCCAGTACAAGGACAGTGTCCAGGTCTTTCAGAGAG AACTGGAAGTGCGGCAGAAGCGGGAGCAGATCCCTGCTGGGACGCTGTTACTGGCCGTGGAGGACCCAGAGAAGCGTGTGGGTAGCGGAGGAGCCACCCTCAACGCCCTGCTGGTGGCTGCTGAACACCTGAGTGCCCGGGCAGGCTtcact GTGGTCACATCCGATGTCCTGCACTCAGCCTGGATCCTCATTCTGCACATG GGTCGAGACTTCCCCTTTGATGACTGTGGCAGGGCCTTCACCTGCCTCCCTATGGAGAACCCCGAGGCCCCTGTGGAAGCCTTGGTCTGCAACCTGGACTGCCTGCTGGACATCATGACCTATCGG CTGGGCCCGGGCTCCCCACCAGGCGTGTGGGTCTGCAGCACCGACATGCTGCTGTCTGTTCCTGCAAATCCAG GGATCAGCTGGGACAGCTTCCGGGGAGCCAGAGTGATCGCCCTCCCAGGGAGCCCGGCCTACGCTCGGAATCATGGCGTCTACCTCACTGACCCCCAG GGCCTCGTTTTGGACATTTACTACCAGGGCACTGAGGCAGAGATTCAGCGGTGTGTCAGGCCTGATGGGCGGGTGCCACTG GTCTCTGGGGTTGTCTTCTTCTCTGTGGAGACTGCCGAGCGCCTCCTAGCCACCCACGTGAGCCCACCCCTGGATGCCTGCACCTACTTAGGCTTGGACTCCGGAGCCCGGCCTGTCCAG CTgtgcttcttccccttcccccagctgTCTCTGTTTTTTGACATTCTGCACTGCATGGCTGAGAACGTGACCAGGGAGGACTTCCTGGTGGGGAGGCCCCCAGAGTTGGGGCAAGGCGATGCGGATGTAGCGGGTTATCTGCAGAGCGCCCGGGCCCAGCTGTGGAGGGAGCTTCGCGATCAGCCCCTTACCATGG CCTATGTCTCCAACGGCAGCTACAGCTACATGACCTCCTCAGCCAGTGAGTTCCTGCACAGCCTCACACTCCCCGGGGCTCCTGGGGCCCAGATTGTGCACTCCCAGGTGGAG GAGCAGCAGCTCCTGGCAGCCGGGAGCTCTGTGGTCAGCTGCCTGCTGGAGGGCCCTGTCCGGCTGGGTCCTGGGAGCGTCCTGCAGCACTGCCACCTGCGG GGCCCCATTCACATAGGCGCTGGCTGCTTGGTGAGTGGCCTGGATACAGCCCACTCCGAGGCCCTGCATGGCCGGGAGCTGCGTGACCTTGTCCTGCAGGGACACCATACGCGGCTACACGGCTCCCCGGGCCGTGCCTTCACCCTTGTTGGCCGTCTGGACAGCTGGGAG AGACAGGGGGCAGGCACATATCTCAACGTGCCCTGGAGTGAATTCTTCAAGAGGACAGGTGTTCG AGCCTGGGACCTGTGGGACCCCGACACTCCGCCCGCAGAGTACTGCCTTCCCAGCGCCCGCCTCTTTCCTGTGCTCCACCCCTCGAGGGACCTGGGACCCCAGGACCTGCTGTGGATGCTGGACCGCCAGGAGGATGGgggcgaggccctgcgagcctggcGAGCCTCCTGGCGCCTGTCCTGGGAGCAGCTGCAGCCGTGCCTGGATCGGGCTGCCACGCTGGCCTCTCGCCGGGACCTGTTCTTCCGCCAGGCCCTGCATAAGGCGCGGCACGTGCTGGGGGCCCGGCAGGACCTCAGCCTGCGCCCGCTGATCTGGGCTGCTGTCCGCGAGGGCTGCCCCGGGCCCCTGCTGGCCACGCTGGACCAGG TTGCAGCTGGGGCAGGAGACCCTGGCGTGGCGGCACGGACACTGGCCTGTGTGGCGGATGTCCTGGGCTGCATGGCAGAGGGCCGTGGGGGCTTGCGGAGCGGGCCAGCTGCCAACCCTGAGTGGATGCGGCCTTTCTCATACCTGGAGTGTGGAGACCTGGCAGCGGGCGTGGAGGCGCTTGCTCAGGAGAGGGACAAGTGGCTAAGCAG GCCAGCCTTGCTGGTGCGAGCAGCCCGCCACTACGAGGGGGCTGGGCAGATCCTGATCCGCCAGGCTGTGATGTCAGCCCAGCACTTTGTCTCCACAGAGCAGGTGGAACTGCCGGGACCTGGGCAGTGGGTGGTGGCTGAGTGCCCGGCCCGTGTGGATTTCTCTG GGGGCTGGAGTGACACGCCACCCCTTGCCTATGAGCTTGGCGGGGCTGTGCTGGGCCTGGCTGTGCGAGTGGACGGCCGCCGGCCCATCGGAGCCAGGGCACGCCGCATCCCAGAGCCTGAGCTGTGGCTGGCGGTGGGGCCTCGGCAGGATGAGATGACTGTGAAGATAGTGTGCCGGTGCCTGGCTGACCTGAGGGACTACTGCCAGCCTCATGCCCCAG GGGCCCTGCTGAAGGCGGCCTTCATCTGTGCGGGGATCGTGCATGTCCACTCGGAACTCCAGCTGAGTGAGCAGCTGCTCCGCACCTTCGGGGGCGGCTTTGAGCTGCACACCTGGTCTGAGCTGCCCCATGGCTCTGGCCTGG GCACCAGCAGCATCCTGGCAGGCACTGCCCTGGCTGCCTTGCAGCGAGCCGCAGGCCGGGTGGTGGGCACGGAAGCCCTGATCCACGCAGTGCTGCACCTGGAGCAGGTGCTTACCACTG GTCCACCTCAGGGTGTGAGGCCCCGTCTCCAGCACACCCCTGGAAAGAAACTGCTGCAAAGGCCTACTGAAGCCTGA
- the FCSK gene encoding L-fucose kinase isoform X14, translating into MEQPKRVDWTVIILTCQYKDSVQVFQRELEVRQKREQIPAGTLLLAVEDPEKRVGSGGATLNALLVAAEHLSARAGFTVVTSDVLHSAWILILHMGRDFPFDDCGRAFTCLPMENPEAPVEALVCNLDCLLDIMTYRLGPGSPPGVWVCSTDMLLSVPANPGISWDSFRGARVIALPGSPAYARNHGVYLTDPQGLVLDIYYQGTEAEIQRCVRPDGRVPLVSGVVFFSVETAERLLATHVSPPLDACTYLGLDSGARPVQLSLFFDILHCMAENVTREDFLVGRPPELGQGDADVAGYLQSARAQLWRELRDQPLTMAYVSNGSYSYMTSSASEFLHSLTLPGAPGAQIVHSQVEEQQLLAAGSSVVSCLLEGPVRLGPGSVLQHCHLRGPIHIGAGCLVSGLDTAHSEALHGRELRDLVLQGHHTRLHGSPGRAFTLVGRLDSWERQGAGTYLNVPWSEFFKRTGVRAWDLWDPDTPPAEYCLPSARLFPVLHPSRDLGPQDLLWMLDRQEDGGEALRAWRASWRLSWEQLQPCLDRAATLASRRDLFFRQALHKARHVLGARQDLSLRPLIWAAVREGCPGPLLATLDQVAAGAGDPGVAARTLACVADVLGCMAEGRGGLRSGPAANPEWMRPFSYLECGDLAAGVEALAQERDKWLSRPALLVRAARHYEGAGQILIRQAVMSAQHFVSTEQVELPGPGQWVVAECPARVDFSGGWSDTPPLAYELGGAVLGLAVRVDGRRPIGARARRIPEPELWLAVGPRQDEMTVKIVCRCLADLRDYCQPHAPGALLKAAFICAGIVHVHSELQLSEQLLRTFGGGFELHTWSELPHGSGLGTSSILAGTALAALQRAAGRVVGTEALIHAVLHLEQVLTTGPPQGVRPRLQHTPGKKLLQRPTEA; encoded by the exons ATGGAGCAGCCGAAGAGAGTTGATTGGACAGTCATCATTCTGACCTGCCAGTACAAGGACAGTGTCCAGGTCTTTCAGAGAG AACTGGAAGTGCGGCAGAAGCGGGAGCAGATCCCTGCTGGGACGCTGTTACTGGCCGTGGAGGACCCAGAGAAGCGTGTGGGTAGCGGAGGAGCCACCCTCAACGCCCTGCTGGTGGCTGCTGAACACCTGAGTGCCCGGGCAGGCTtcact GTGGTCACATCCGATGTCCTGCACTCAGCCTGGATCCTCATTCTGCACATG GGTCGAGACTTCCCCTTTGATGACTGTGGCAGGGCCTTCACCTGCCTCCCTATGGAGAACCCCGAGGCCCCTGTGGAAGCCTTGGTCTGCAACCTGGACTGCCTGCTGGACATCATGACCTATCGG CTGGGCCCGGGCTCCCCACCAGGCGTGTGGGTCTGCAGCACCGACATGCTGCTGTCTGTTCCTGCAAATCCAG GGATCAGCTGGGACAGCTTCCGGGGAGCCAGAGTGATCGCCCTCCCAGGGAGCCCGGCCTACGCTCGGAATCATGGCGTCTACCTCACTGACCCCCAG GGCCTCGTTTTGGACATTTACTACCAGGGCACTGAGGCAGAGATTCAGCGGTGTGTCAGGCCTGATGGGCGGGTGCCACTG GTCTCTGGGGTTGTCTTCTTCTCTGTGGAGACTGCCGAGCGCCTCCTAGCCACCCACGTGAGCCCACCCCTGGATGCCTGCACCTACTTAGGCTTGGACTCCGGAGCCCGGCCTGTCCAG ctgTCTCTGTTTTTTGACATTCTGCACTGCATGGCTGAGAACGTGACCAGGGAGGACTTCCTGGTGGGGAGGCCCCCAGAGTTGGGGCAAGGCGATGCGGATGTAGCGGGTTATCTGCAGAGCGCCCGGGCCCAGCTGTGGAGGGAGCTTCGCGATCAGCCCCTTACCATGG CCTATGTCTCCAACGGCAGCTACAGCTACATGACCTCCTCAGCCAGTGAGTTCCTGCACAGCCTCACACTCCCCGGGGCTCCTGGGGCCCAGATTGTGCACTCCCAGGTGGAG GAGCAGCAGCTCCTGGCAGCCGGGAGCTCTGTGGTCAGCTGCCTGCTGGAGGGCCCTGTCCGGCTGGGTCCTGGGAGCGTCCTGCAGCACTGCCACCTGCGG GGCCCCATTCACATAGGCGCTGGCTGCTTGGTGAGTGGCCTGGATACAGCCCACTCCGAGGCCCTGCATGGCCGGGAGCTGCGTGACCTTGTCCTGCAGGGACACCATACGCGGCTACACGGCTCCCCGGGCCGTGCCTTCACCCTTGTTGGCCGTCTGGACAGCTGGGAG AGACAGGGGGCAGGCACATATCTCAACGTGCCCTGGAGTGAATTCTTCAAGAGGACAGGTGTTCG AGCCTGGGACCTGTGGGACCCCGACACTCCGCCCGCAGAGTACTGCCTTCCCAGCGCCCGCCTCTTTCCTGTGCTCCACCCCTCGAGGGACCTGGGACCCCAGGACCTGCTGTGGATGCTGGACCGCCAGGAGGATGGgggcgaggccctgcgagcctggcGAGCCTCCTGGCGCCTGTCCTGGGAGCAGCTGCAGCCGTGCCTGGATCGGGCTGCCACGCTGGCCTCTCGCCGGGACCTGTTCTTCCGCCAGGCCCTGCATAAGGCGCGGCACGTGCTGGGGGCCCGGCAGGACCTCAGCCTGCGCCCGCTGATCTGGGCTGCTGTCCGCGAGGGCTGCCCCGGGCCCCTGCTGGCCACGCTGGACCAGG TTGCAGCTGGGGCAGGAGACCCTGGCGTGGCGGCACGGACACTGGCCTGTGTGGCGGATGTCCTGGGCTGCATGGCAGAGGGCCGTGGGGGCTTGCGGAGCGGGCCAGCTGCCAACCCTGAGTGGATGCGGCCTTTCTCATACCTGGAGTGTGGAGACCTGGCAGCGGGCGTGGAGGCGCTTGCTCAGGAGAGGGACAAGTGGCTAAGCAG GCCAGCCTTGCTGGTGCGAGCAGCCCGCCACTACGAGGGGGCTGGGCAGATCCTGATCCGCCAGGCTGTGATGTCAGCCCAGCACTTTGTCTCCACAGAGCAGGTGGAACTGCCGGGACCTGGGCAGTGGGTGGTGGCTGAGTGCCCGGCCCGTGTGGATTTCTCTG GGGGCTGGAGTGACACGCCACCCCTTGCCTATGAGCTTGGCGGGGCTGTGCTGGGCCTGGCTGTGCGAGTGGACGGCCGCCGGCCCATCGGAGCCAGGGCACGCCGCATCCCAGAGCCTGAGCTGTGGCTGGCGGTGGGGCCTCGGCAGGATGAGATGACTGTGAAGATAGTGTGCCGGTGCCTGGCTGACCTGAGGGACTACTGCCAGCCTCATGCCCCAG GGGCCCTGCTGAAGGCGGCCTTCATCTGTGCGGGGATCGTGCATGTCCACTCGGAACTCCAGCTGAGTGAGCAGCTGCTCCGCACCTTCGGGGGCGGCTTTGAGCTGCACACCTGGTCTGAGCTGCCCCATGGCTCTGGCCTGG GCACCAGCAGCATCCTGGCAGGCACTGCCCTGGCTGCCTTGCAGCGAGCCGCAGGCCGGGTGGTGGGCACGGAAGCCCTGATCCACGCAGTGCTGCACCTGGAGCAGGTGCTTACCACTG GTCCACCTCAGGGTGTGAGGCCCCGTCTCCAGCACACCCCTGGAAAGAAACTGCTGCAAAGGCCTACTGAAGCCTGA